TTTCTCGCTGGTGCTGGCGGCGCATATCTCTATGTGCGACGAGTGCCGCGCCCGGCTGGGCGCGCATGAGGCGGTTGGCGGCGCCATGCTTGAAAATGCTTGCGGCACCGAAGCCGGAATGGCCGTGTCGGCGGATCTGAAGGCGCGGCTTCTGGATGCGCTGGACGATCCTGTTGAGCCCGCGCCCCCGGCCTATCACCGCTCCGGTGTGTTTCCCGGACCGGTGATGGAGGCGCTGGGCGGGCTGCCCCCGAAGTGGAAACCGCTCGGCATGGGCGTGCGCCAGTCGATCCTGTCCCATGGCAAGGGCGGCAGCGTGCGGCTGCTATATATCCCCTCGGGGCAGGCGGTGCCGGACCATGGTCACAACGGGCTGGAGCTGACGCTGGTGCTGCAGGGCGCGTTCCACGATGAAACCGGACGTTTTGGCGTCGGCGATGTAGAGATTGCCGGCAGCGATCTGGAGCATACCCCGGTGGCCGAAGAGGGCGCAGCCTGTATCTGCCTGGCTGCCACTGACGCGGCGCTGCGGTTCCGTTCCTTCATCCCGCGTCTGCTGCAACCGGTGTTCCGGATCTAGACGGGCAGATCAGATATCTCCGCTCGGTTGGGCGGATTGAGGCAAGGGCCGCGCATCGCGTGGCCCTTTTTGCGTGTACCAGTCAGGGCGACGCATATTGTTGTGAAGGTACACCTCTGGACTTTGATTTTGATATTTCATATATCACTATACCTATATGGAATTCCCATAGTGTAATTTCAGGTATGCTTCATGATTACCGGCCCCCAGATGCGCGCGGCGCGTGCCCTTCTTGGTATTGATCAGAAAACCCTCGCGGAACGCGCCGGGCTTTCGGTGCCGACGATCCAGCGCATGGAGGCCAGCGCCGGCAACGTCCGGGGCGTGGTCGACAGCCTGACCAAGGTGGTCACTGCGCTGGAACAGTCGGGTATCGAGCTGATCGCCGAAGGCGTGCCCAGCACGGCGGGCGGGCGCGGTGTGCGCCTGAAATCTCCACCCCAGACCCCTTAAGATCCAAATCCGCGACGGCGACCGCCGACGTTATGCCGACGATCCCGCCGCACACCAACCAAAGGTGCGGCCCAGATGAAAGACCAGACCAGCAGTGCGCATGAAGCGCCAAGCTTTGCAGAGCTGTTTACCCCGAAACTGATTACCGTGTTGCGCGAAGGCTACGGTCTGGCGCGGCTGCGCGGCGATACCATTGCCGGGCTGACGGTCGCCATCGTGGCGCTGCCCCTGTCGATGGCCATCGCCATCGCCTCGGGGGCGACCCCGGCGCAGGGTCTTTATACGGCGATTGTCGGCGGATTTCTGGTCTCGCTGCTCGGAGGGTCGCGGTTCCAGATCGGCGGCCCGGCGGGTGCCTTTATCGTTCTGGTCGCCGCAACGGTGGCGCAGCACGGGATCGAAGGGTTGGTGCTGGCGACCTTCCTGTCGGGGCTGATGCTGCTGGCGGTGGGGTTCCTGCGGCTGGGCACCTTTATCAAGTTCATTCCCTTTCCGGTCACCGTGGGCTTCACGGCGGGGATCGCGGTGATCATCTTTGCCAGCCAGATCAAAGAGCTGTTCGGGCTGTCCCTGCCTCATGAACCGGGAGAGCTGCTGGAAAAACTCCCGGCGCTTTGGGAGGTGAGGGGCAGCATCACCCCGGCGGCGCTGGGCCTGTCGATTGTAACCGTTGCGGTGATCCTTGGCCTCAAACGCTGGCGCCCGCATTGGCCCGGCATGCTGATCGCAGTGGCGCTGGCGGCGACGGCCACGGCATTTCTGGCACTGCCGGTGCAGACCATCGGCACCAAATTCGGCGGCATTCCCGCCTCGTTGCCTGCGCCGCGCCTGCCGGATCTATCGCTGGATCACATTCTGGCGGTGCTGCCCTCTGCGGTGTCCTTTACCCTGCTGGGGGCCATTGAATCGCTGCTGTCGGCAGTTGTGGCCGATGGCATGACCGGGCGCCGTCACCGCTCTAATTGCGAGTTGGTGGCGCAAGGGGCGGCAAATATAGGTTCCTCCCTGTTCGGTGGCTTCTGCGTGACGGGCACCATTGCCCGCACTGCGACCAACGTGCGCGCCGGGGCGCATGGTCCCATCGCGGGGATGTTGCACGCGGTCTTCCTGCTGCTGTTCATGCTGATCGCGGCGCCGCTGGCCTCCTACATTCCGCTGGCGGGGCTGGCCGGGGTGTTGGCCGTGGTGGCGTGGAACATGATCGAACGGCCTGCGATCGCTATCCTGCTGCGCTCGGGCTGGGGTGAGGCGACGGTTCTGGCCGCGACCTTCTTCCTGACCATTTTCCGCGATCTGACCGAGGCCATCGTTGTCGGTCTTGCCTTGGGATCGGTGCTGTTCATCCAGCGGATGAGCCGGGCAACGGCGGTGTCGCGGCATACGCCACTGGTCGGGCGGGACGAGGCCGATAGCGCCGATGGGCGCGGCGAATACCACGAAGAGCAGGCGGCGAACCCGGATGTCGTGGTCTACCGCATCACCGGGGCACTGTTCTTTGGTGCCACCGCCTCGATCGGGTCGGTGCTGGACCGCATTCAGGATAGCCACAAGGCGCTGATCGTTGATTTCTCGGCGGTGCCGTTTCTGGATTCAACCGGCGCCAATATGATCGAAGGTCTGGCGCATAAGGCCCAAAAGCAAGGCGTCGCCCTGTGGCTGACAGGGGCGGGGCTGGATATCCGGCGCGTCTTTGCCACCCATGGGCTGAGCCACCCGCTGATCCATGACGCGGTCAGCGTGGAGGCGGCGCTGGCCACGATCACAGGCGCCGCCGACGAGGCCCGCAAGGCCGGGTGATCTGCGGTTTATATGGCACGAAAAAGGGGCCGCTGCGTGCGGCCCCCGTGCAATCCCACCCGCCATGATCTGCCGCGTGGGTCAGTGATTGCTTGGTCTTATGCGCTCAGCTGGCGAGCGCCATCTCTTCTGGCTTCATCAGGCGGCCCATGTGGCGGCCGGTGTCCAGCATGCGGTTAGAAAAGCCCCATTCGTTGTCATACCAGCTGACCACCCGCACCAGCCCTTCGCTGGTGACAGCGGTCTGCGCAGCGGCAAAACAGGAGGAATGCGGGTCGTGGTTGAAATCGACCGAGACCATCGGATCTTCTTCATAGGCCAGAATGCCTGACAGCCCGTTCTCCGAGGCTGCGCGCACGGCGTCATTCACCTCTTCGACCGTGGCGGCGCGTTCGGGCACAAAGCTGAGATCGACAACCGAGACATTCGGTGTCGGCACCCGGATGGCGGAGCCTTCCAGCCGTCCTTTCAGATGCGGCAGCACCTCGGCGATGGCGCGGGCGGCGCCGGTGGAGGTCGGGATCATCGACAGGGCTGCGGCGCGGGCGCGATAGGGGTCCTTGTGCGGGCTGTCGTGGGTCGGCTGGTCGCCGGTATAGGCGTGAATGGTGGTCATGTAGCCAGTCTTGATGCCAAAGGCCTGATCCAGCACCTGCGCCACCGGCGCCAGGCAGTTGGTGGTGCAGGAGGCGTTGGAGACCACCAGATCGTCCGCGGTCAGATCCATGTGGTTGACGCCATAGACCACGGTGCGGTCGACCTCTTTGCCGGGGGCGGAGATCAGGACGCGCTTCGAACCATTGCCCAAATGCGCGGCCGCCGCATCGCGGCTGGTGAACAGGCCGGTGCATTCATAGGCGATGTCGACGCCTTCCCAAGGCAGATCCGCCGGGTTGCGCTCGGCGCTGAGCCGGATGGTGTGGCGACCCACCCGCAGGGTCCCGTCCGCGAGAGAGGCAGGTGCGCGCAGGCGACCATGCACGGAATCGTATTTCAGCAGATGCAGCAGGGTTTCGGCGGGTGCCAGATCGTTGATCGCCACCACGTCGATGTCGGTGTCGCCGCGTTCCAGCAGGGCGCGCAGGACGCCACGGCCGATGCGGCCAAATCCGTTGATTGCGATCTTGAGGGTCATGGCATCTGTCTCCGTGCAGTGGGCGTGTTTGGAATCGCCCCTTGGTTGCGGTATCGATAGCGGTGGCGCTAACATTTGTGTATTCGTTATCGATAACGATCAAGTAAATCAACCCTGCCTGAAAACATCGGCCAATCCCGGCCCGCTGCCTCTTGCGGCTGGGCGCGAAGTGCTGGACCATGCGCGCATGACAAAGAAGCTGCTGCTCAAGGACGTCGCCCGTCTGGCCGGGGTCAGTGAAATGACCGCCTCTCGCGCGTTGCGCGGGACCACGGATGTGTCCAAGGCAACCCGCGCGCGGGTCGAGGAAATCGCCCGTGCCCACGGCTATGTGCCCAATCGCATCGCCGGATCGTTGTCCTCGCAATCGGTCAATCTGGTTGCGGTGGTGGTGCCGTCGCTGAACAGTTTTGTCTTTCCAGAGGTGCTGTCGGGGATTTCCCACGTGCTGAAGGAAACGCAGTTGAAACCGGTGGTTGGCGTATCGGGCTATGAGCTCGATGAAGAAGAGGCCGTGATTCGCGAAATGCTGAGCTGGCGTCCCTCGGGGCTGATCGTGGCGGGGCTGGAGCACACTGAGGCCACCCGGCGCATGCTCGAGCAGGCGGATTGCCCGGTGGTGGAGGTGATGGATGTGGATGGCACCCCGGTGCGCCACTGCGTCGGCATTTCCCATCTGCAGGCGGGACGCGACATGGCGGCGCAGATCCTGTCGCAGGGTTATCGGCAGATCGGCTTTATCGGCACGAAGATGCCGCAGGATTTCCGCGCCCGTAAACGTTTTGACGGCTTTGTCGAAGGATTGGCAGAGCAGGGTGTCACGCTGATGGACCGGGAACATTATGCCGGAGAAAGCTCGATCCAGACCGGGCGTCAGCTGACCGCGCAGATGCTGGAGCGCACGCCGGAACTGGAGTGCATCTATTATTCCAGCGACGTGATGAGCGTCGGCGGTCTGATGCATTGCCAGGCCGAGGGGCTTTCGGTGCCCGGCGACGTGGCGCTGGCGGGGTTCAATAACCTGCAGATCCTGCAAGGACTTCCGCAGGAACTGGCCACCACTGATGCCTGCCGCCGCGAGATCGGCGAACGCGCCGCGCGCATCGTGCTTGAGACGCGGGAGGCGGATCAGCCAACGCCGCCCGTTTGCGTGCAGTTGAGCCCGACCATCAGCCTGGGGCGGTCGCTCTAGCTCTGCCTATCAGCCTTGGGACTGGCCGGGGTTCGCTGTCAGGATCGCCTCCATTCCGGCGGTGCAAAAGGCGATCAGCTGGTCGACCTGCGCTTCGGCGGCGCCGGGGCTCAGAGCCTCGATCCGCCAGCCGGTGTTGAGAAAGGCGAGCATCGCAGCCACGGAATAAACCTGACCGGTGGCGGCGGCCTGACGTTCAGCCTGCGGATAAAGCGCCAGAATCTCCTCGATAAACCGGTTGGCTGTGGGGTCGAAACACTGCGCCGCCAGCGGCCGCCAGCGCGGATCAGCGGACACATGCGCCACCAGGCGGCCATAGTGCTGCCAATGGGGGCCGCCGGTGCGTGCCAGCGTCACATAGGCCCGCATGAAGACATCCAGGAGCCCCCGCAGCGACAGGGCACCCTCGGCCCTGAGGCGCTCCAGCCCTGCCAGACGCACGTCGGCCAGTTCATCGGCACGGCGGGTGACGGTCTGGTGAAACAGCTCTTCCTTGCCGCCACCGTGATGGTGCACCAGCCCGACCTGTACCCCGGCCAGCGCTGCGATATCGCGCAGCGAAGCGCCTTCGAATCCGCGCTCAGCAAAAAGCGCTTCGGCGGCGTCCAGGATCCGCGCCTTGGTCTGCAGTGACCGCGCCGAAGGGGCGCGTTTGCGTTGTTTTTCCACGAAAAACTCCCGTTGGTGAAAATATCTTGCCTTATTTTGAACGTTTGTTCAATCTAAAGTCGGAGGACAGGGAGGAATTATGACGGAAACGCGCGGGCGCTATGCCCTCATCGGCGCCGGGCCGATGGGGCTGGCCATGGCCAAGGTATTGGTCGAACAAGGCATTCCCTTTCAGGGGTTTGAATTGCATTCGGATGTGGGCGGTTTGTGGGACATCGAGGGGCCGAACTCCACGATGTACGAAAGCGCCCATTTGATCTCATCCAAGCGGATGACGGAATTTGCGGATTTCCCGATGAAGGACGAGGTGGCCGAATACCCCTCGCATCGGGAGCTGAAAAACTATTTCCACGATTTCGCGGATCATTTCGGCCTGCGGGAGCGGTATCACTTCAACGCCGAGGTCCTGAAGACCGAACCATTGGGCGGTCCGGGCGAGGGCTGGCGCGTCACCTGGCGCGATCCGGAGGGCGAGCACAGCGCCGAATTTGCCGGTGTGCTGATCGCCAATGGCACCCTGTCAGAGCCGAACATGCCGACATTCCCAGGCGACTTCACGGGCGAGCTGATCCATTCCAGCCAATACCGCAAGGCCGAGCAGTTCGGCGGCAAGCGCGTGCTGGTGGTGGGCGCGGGCAATTCGGGCTGCGACATCGCGGTGGATGCGATCCACCATGGCAACAGCTGCGATCTGTCGATGCGGCGCGGCTACTACTTCGTACCCAAATACGTCTTTGGCAAACCGGCAGACACCATGGGCGGGCTGATCCAGCTGCCGATGTGGCTGAAGCGGCGCATCGATGGTCTGATCCTGAAATGGTTTGTGGGCGATCCGCAAAAGTATGGCTTCCCGAAACCCGATTACCAACTTTACGAAAGCCATCCCGTGGTGAATTCGCTGGTGCTCTATCACGCGGGCCACGGCGATCTAAAGATCCGCCCCGATATTGACCGGATAGACGGCAAGGTGGTGTATTTCACCGATGGCAGCAGCAGCGAGTATGACATGATCCTCGCTGCGACGGGCTACAAGCTGCACTATCCCTTTATCGATAAGGAGTTGCTGAACTGGCAG
This genomic stretch from Phaeobacter gallaeciensis harbors:
- the gap gene encoding type I glyceraldehyde-3-phosphate dehydrogenase, with amino-acid sequence MTLKIAINGFGRIGRGVLRALLERGDTDIDVVAINDLAPAETLLHLLKYDSVHGRLRAPASLADGTLRVGRHTIRLSAERNPADLPWEGVDIAYECTGLFTSRDAAAAHLGNGSKRVLISAPGKEVDRTVVYGVNHMDLTADDLVVSNASCTTNCLAPVAQVLDQAFGIKTGYMTTIHAYTGDQPTHDSPHKDPYRARAAALSMIPTSTGAARAIAEVLPHLKGRLEGSAIRVPTPNVSVVDLSFVPERAATVEEVNDAVRAASENGLSGILAYEEDPMVSVDFNHDPHSSCFAAAQTAVTSEGLVRVVSWYDNEWGFSNRMLDTGRHMGRLMKPEEMALAS
- a CDS encoding TetR/AcrR family transcriptional regulator, which translates into the protein MEKQRKRAPSARSLQTKARILDAAEALFAERGFEGASLRDIAALAGVQVGLVHHHGGGKEELFHQTVTRRADELADVRLAGLERLRAEGALSLRGLLDVFMRAYVTLARTGGPHWQHYGRLVAHVSADPRWRPLAAQCFDPTANRFIEEILALYPQAERQAAATGQVYSVAAMLAFLNTGWRIEALSPGAAEAQVDQLIAFCTAGMEAILTANPGQSQG
- a CDS encoding ChrR family anti-sigma-E factor, with the translated sequence MSSITHHIPDELLIAYASGSLEQAFSLVLAAHISMCDECRARLGAHEAVGGAMLENACGTEAGMAVSADLKARLLDALDDPVEPAPPAYHRSGVFPGPVMEALGGLPPKWKPLGMGVRQSILSHGKGGSVRLLYIPSGQAVPDHGHNGLELTLVLQGAFHDETGRFGVGDVEIAGSDLEHTPVAEEGAACICLAATDAALRFRSFIPRLLQPVFRI
- a CDS encoding flavin-containing monooxygenase, with the translated sequence MTETRGRYALIGAGPMGLAMAKVLVEQGIPFQGFELHSDVGGLWDIEGPNSTMYESAHLISSKRMTEFADFPMKDEVAEYPSHRELKNYFHDFADHFGLRERYHFNAEVLKTEPLGGPGEGWRVTWRDPEGEHSAEFAGVLIANGTLSEPNMPTFPGDFTGELIHSSQYRKAEQFGGKRVLVVGAGNSGCDIAVDAIHHGNSCDLSMRRGYYFVPKYVFGKPADTMGGLIQLPMWLKRRIDGLILKWFVGDPQKYGFPKPDYQLYESHPVVNSLVLYHAGHGDLKIRPDIDRIDGKVVYFTDGSSSEYDMILAATGYKLHYPFIDKELLNWQGDAPHLYLNAMHPARDDLFVLGMVEASGLGWQGRHEQAEMVARYIKGLETGNAGAKALKAEKAAGFERATGGMAYLKLARMAYYVDKATYRKAVTGWIKRLSGAGA
- a CDS encoding LacI family DNA-binding transcriptional regulator, coding for MTKKLLLKDVARLAGVSEMTASRALRGTTDVSKATRARVEEIARAHGYVPNRIAGSLSSQSVNLVAVVVPSLNSFVFPEVLSGISHVLKETQLKPVVGVSGYELDEEEAVIREMLSWRPSGLIVAGLEHTEATRRMLEQADCPVVEVMDVDGTPVRHCVGISHLQAGRDMAAQILSQGYRQIGFIGTKMPQDFRARKRFDGFVEGLAEQGVTLMDREHYAGESSIQTGRQLTAQMLERTPELECIYYSSDVMSVGGLMHCQAEGLSVPGDVALAGFNNLQILQGLPQELATTDACRREIGERAARIVLETREADQPTPPVCVQLSPTISLGRSL
- a CDS encoding helix-turn-helix domain-containing protein; amino-acid sequence: MITGPQMRAARALLGIDQKTLAERAGLSVPTIQRMEASAGNVRGVVDSLTKVVTALEQSGIELIAEGVPSTAGGRGVRLKSPPQTP
- a CDS encoding SulP family inorganic anion transporter, producing MKDQTSSAHEAPSFAELFTPKLITVLREGYGLARLRGDTIAGLTVAIVALPLSMAIAIASGATPAQGLYTAIVGGFLVSLLGGSRFQIGGPAGAFIVLVAATVAQHGIEGLVLATFLSGLMLLAVGFLRLGTFIKFIPFPVTVGFTAGIAVIIFASQIKELFGLSLPHEPGELLEKLPALWEVRGSITPAALGLSIVTVAVILGLKRWRPHWPGMLIAVALAATATAFLALPVQTIGTKFGGIPASLPAPRLPDLSLDHILAVLPSAVSFTLLGAIESLLSAVVADGMTGRRHRSNCELVAQGAANIGSSLFGGFCVTGTIARTATNVRAGAHGPIAGMLHAVFLLLFMLIAAPLASYIPLAGLAGVLAVVAWNMIERPAIAILLRSGWGEATVLAATFFLTIFRDLTEAIVVGLALGSVLFIQRMSRATAVSRHTPLVGRDEADSADGRGEYHEEQAANPDVVVYRITGALFFGATASIGSVLDRIQDSHKALIVDFSAVPFLDSTGANMIEGLAHKAQKQGVALWLTGAGLDIRRVFATHGLSHPLIHDAVSVEAALATITGAADEARKAG